A region from the Sulfurivermis fontis genome encodes:
- a CDS encoding TusE/DsrC/DsvC family sulfur relay protein, protein MTTEHEVLRNVRPGMECDSGRWTEQMAQNLAIADGLGRLGEEHWRVIRYLREHFVQYGAPPPMHLACLNSELDQHCVERLFHGAREAWRIAGLPDPGTEAISYMD, encoded by the coding sequence ATGACCACCGAACATGAAGTACTGCGCAATGTCCGCCCCGGCATGGAGTGCGACAGCGGACGCTGGACCGAACAGATGGCGCAGAACCTGGCCATCGCCGACGGCCTGGGGCGTCTGGGAGAAGAGCATTGGCGCGTGATCCGCTATTTGCGCGAACACTTCGTGCAGTACGGCGCGCCGCCGCCTATGCACCTGGCCTGCCTGAACAGCGAACTGGATCAGCACTGCGTGGAGCGGCTGTTCCATGGCGCACGCGAGGCCTGGCGCATCGCCGGCCTGCCGGACCCGGGTACCGAGGCCATCAGCTACATGGATTGA
- the hemW gene encoding radical SAM family heme chaperone HemW, with protein sequence MFRFSAPPPLSLYVHVPWCVRKCPYCDFNSHELKGDIPEAAYVDALLGDLEQDLPAVWGRPVSSVFIGGGTPSLLSPEALDRLLSGLRARLRLAPDAEITLEANPGTVEAGRFEEFHAAGINRLSIGVQSFDDDTLQRLGRIHGRREALRAAEAAHHAGFDNFNLDLMFGLPAQSLARGIDDIATALALEPTHISYYQLTLEPNTAFHHRPPALPPEEEIEAIQRQGQARLAAAGYAQYEVSAYARAGRQCRHNLNYWHFGDYLGIGAGAHAKITHAPEGRIERLWKKRHPRDYLAAADKVEGRATLRRSDAAFEFMMNALRLVEGFDTGLFGQRTGLAISAVTPALQEAERRGLIEWDAKRVRPTGRGRDFLNDLIELFLDGDE encoded by the coding sequence ATGTTTCGTTTTTCCGCCCCGCCGCCGCTCAGTCTTTACGTGCATGTGCCCTGGTGTGTGCGCAAGTGTCCCTATTGCGATTTCAACTCCCACGAGTTGAAGGGTGATATCCCGGAAGCGGCCTACGTCGATGCGCTGCTGGGGGATCTCGAACAGGATTTGCCGGCGGTGTGGGGGCGGCCGGTGTCCAGCGTGTTTATCGGCGGCGGTACGCCCAGCCTGTTGTCGCCGGAGGCATTGGACCGCCTGCTCTCCGGTTTGCGCGCGCGCCTCAGGCTGGCGCCCGACGCGGAGATTACCCTGGAGGCCAATCCGGGCACGGTGGAGGCGGGCCGCTTCGAGGAGTTCCACGCCGCCGGCATCAACCGCCTGTCCATCGGCGTGCAGAGTTTTGATGATGACACACTGCAGCGTCTCGGTCGCATCCATGGCCGGCGCGAGGCGTTGCGTGCGGCGGAGGCCGCTCACCACGCCGGTTTTGACAATTTCAATCTGGACCTGATGTTCGGTCTGCCTGCGCAGTCGCTGGCGCGTGGCATTGATGACATTGCCACGGCACTGGCGCTGGAGCCGACGCACATCTCCTACTATCAGCTCACGCTGGAGCCCAACACCGCCTTCCATCACCGTCCGCCCGCGCTGCCGCCGGAAGAGGAGATCGAGGCCATCCAGCGCCAGGGCCAGGCGCGTCTGGCCGCTGCCGGCTATGCTCAGTACGAGGTGTCCGCCTATGCGCGCGCCGGGCGGCAGTGCCGTCACAACCTGAACTACTGGCACTTCGGCGACTATCTCGGTATCGGTGCCGGCGCCCATGCCAAGATCACCCATGCGCCGGAAGGGCGCATCGAACGGTTGTGGAAGAAGCGCCACCCGCGTGATTACCTGGCGGCCGCAGACAAGGTGGAGGGACGTGCGACCTTGCGCCGCAGCGACGCGGCGTTCGAATTCATGATGAATGCGCTGCGTCTGGTGGAGGGTTTCGACACCGGGTTGTTTGGCCAGCGTACCGGCCTGGCCATCAGCGCAGTGACGCCAGCCCTGCAGGAGGCGGAGCGGCGCGGGCTGATCGAGTGGGATGCCAAACGCGTGCGGCCGACCGGGCGGGGCCGCGATTTTCTCAACGACCTGATCGAGCTGTTTCTGGACGGCGATGAGTGA
- a CDS encoding TolC family protein produces the protein MQLTPVVLALCLALAATSGQAAADETLAAPLVGISAELSLNDVYVAALGGDPRSGIAEASRQEAAALAARADSLLAGAPALVVRHQTDQAGTDRGLREWEANLELPLWRWGQRAASRNQALSTGELAGAQGQALRLEVAGRVRDVLWSLALAEEQRHLAEQAWHTAQALEQDVQRRVEAGDLAEADLLLARDETLARQDEYLLAVSEVRTAEKRYLLLSGLPQRPAEFSEVQSARRRIEADHPLLLEAQRRVEQAQAELQRARASGSDNPMLIVGTRRDQEPVTETTHDSIGVSLRLPFGGGAHAGPAIAAANNQLVQAQSEQLALQRELELALHDAQQALTTLRSELELARQQHQMAQENLRMARLAFDLGEIDLVQRLRVQTRADAAERTLNMRKLQVQQAIARYNQVVGETL, from the coding sequence ATGCAATTAACCCCTGTCGTGTTGGCACTGTGCCTGGCGCTGGCCGCCACCAGCGGCCAGGCTGCCGCGGATGAGACGCTTGCGGCGCCGCTGGTGGGCATCAGCGCCGAGCTGAGCCTGAATGATGTCTACGTGGCGGCACTGGGCGGCGACCCGCGCAGCGGCATCGCCGAGGCCTCCCGTCAGGAGGCCGCGGCGCTGGCGGCGCGCGCCGACAGCCTGCTGGCCGGCGCGCCGGCGCTGGTCGTGCGACACCAGACCGATCAGGCCGGCACCGACCGCGGCCTGCGCGAGTGGGAGGCGAATCTGGAGTTGCCGCTGTGGCGCTGGGGCCAGCGCGCGGCGAGCCGCAACCAGGCGCTGAGCACGGGTGAGCTGGCCGGCGCCCAGGGACAGGCGCTGCGGCTGGAGGTGGCCGGTCGTGTGCGCGATGTGCTGTGGTCGCTGGCGCTGGCCGAAGAACAGCGTCATCTGGCCGAGCAGGCCTGGCACACCGCGCAGGCCCTGGAGCAGGACGTGCAGCGCCGGGTCGAGGCCGGGGATCTGGCCGAGGCCGATCTGCTGCTGGCGCGCGATGAAACCCTGGCCAGGCAGGACGAGTATCTGCTCGCCGTGAGCGAGGTACGCACGGCGGAGAAGCGCTATCTGTTGCTGTCCGGTCTGCCGCAGCGGCCGGCCGAGTTCAGCGAAGTGCAAAGCGCCCGTCGCCGCATCGAGGCGGATCACCCCTTGCTGCTGGAGGCGCAGCGCCGTGTCGAGCAGGCGCAGGCGGAATTGCAGCGCGCGCGCGCGTCAGGCAGTGACAATCCCATGCTCATCGTGGGAACCCGGCGTGATCAGGAACCGGTGACGGAGACCACCCACGACAGCATCGGCGTGTCGTTGCGCCTGCCCTTCGGCGGCGGCGCTCACGCCGGACCGGCCATTGCGGCGGCCAACAATCAGTTGGTGCAGGCGCAGAGCGAACAGCTGGCGCTGCAACGCGAACTGGAACTTGCCTTGCACGACGCGCAGCAGGCGTTGACGACGTTGCGCAGCGAGCTGGAGCTGGCACGGCAGCAGCACCAGATGGCGCAGGAAAACCTGCGCATGGCGCGCCTGGCATTCGATCTGGGCGAAATCGATCTGGTGCAGCGCCTGCGCGTACAGACCCGCGCCGATGCCGCCGAACGAACCCTCAACATGCGCAAGCTGCAAGTGCAGCAGGCGATCGCCCGCTACAACCAAGTTGTTGGAGAAACGTTATGA
- a CDS encoding polysaccharide pyruvyl transferase family protein: protein MADDTPLLLFGACDRHNFGDLLFPHIAAALLPGRRLIHAGLAARDLRPYGGHQTRAIAPLALELRDQPLHILHVGGELLTCDAWQAAVMLQTPEQAQEMIARCEHDPAQRRAWAARTLGLGDEAPYCIARELFPAAKPVSYCAVGGVELADRPAELRREVLAKLHAADGVGVRDKVTHAHLAAAGIAAILLPDPAVMVRELFDAEIQRHARHGEAAQVRAAFPQGYLAVQFSADFGDDATLRIIAAQLDAIARASGFTIVLFRAGAAPWHDDLACYRRLAAWMHAPAIWLFSSLHLWDICALIAHSRGYCGSSLHGRIVAMAHGLPRINVRQPAPTEIPAKQKAYCASWELPGLPVQVAAGEIAAAWSAASAVPQAMLRQHAAEMAQEYRGCFAALAAGLA from the coding sequence ATGGCAGACGACACCCCCCTCCTGCTGTTCGGCGCCTGCGACCGCCACAACTTCGGCGATCTGCTGTTCCCCCACATCGCCGCCGCCCTGTTGCCGGGGCGCCGGTTGATTCACGCCGGCCTCGCCGCGCGCGATCTGCGCCCATACGGCGGCCACCAGACCCGGGCCATCGCGCCACTGGCGCTGGAGCTGCGCGACCAGCCGCTCCATATCCTCCACGTCGGCGGCGAACTGCTCACCTGCGATGCCTGGCAGGCGGCGGTGATGCTGCAGACGCCGGAGCAGGCGCAGGAGATGATCGCCCGCTGCGAGCATGATCCCGCGCAGCGCCGCGCCTGGGCCGCGCGGACCCTCGGTCTCGGCGACGAGGCGCCGTACTGCATCGCCCGTGAGCTGTTTCCTGCGGCGAAGCCGGTGAGTTATTGCGCGGTCGGCGGTGTGGAGCTCGCGGATCGTCCGGCTGAACTGCGCAGGGAAGTGCTGGCGAAGCTGCATGCGGCAGACGGCGTGGGTGTGCGCGACAAGGTGACGCACGCCCATCTCGCGGCGGCGGGCATCGCCGCCATCCTGCTGCCCGACCCGGCAGTGATGGTGCGGGAATTGTTCGACGCTGAAATCCAGCGGCATGCCCGCCACGGCGAAGCGGCGCAGGTGCGCGCCGCCTTTCCGCAGGGTTATCTCGCCGTGCAATTCAGCGCCGACTTCGGTGATGACGCGACGCTGCGCATCATTGCCGCGCAACTCGACGCGATCGCCCGCGCCAGCGGATTCACCATCGTCCTGTTTCGCGCCGGTGCCGCGCCCTGGCACGATGACCTCGCCTGTTACCGTCGCCTCGCCGCCTGGATGCACGCCCCCGCGATCTGGTTGTTCAGTTCGCTGCACCTGTGGGATATCTGCGCCCTCATCGCGCACAGCCGTGGCTATTGCGGCAGCAGTCTGCACGGCCGGATCGTCGCCATGGCGCATGGCCTGCCGCGCATCAATGTACGGCAGCCGGCGCCGACAGAAATCCCCGCCAAGCAGAAGGCTTATTGCGCCAGTTGGGAGCTGCCGGGTCTGCCCGTGCAGGTGGCGGCGGGAGAGATCGCCGCCGCCTGGTCTGCAGCATCGGCCGTGCCACAGGCCATGCTGCGACAACACGCGGCAGAAATGGCCCAGGAATATCGTGGTTGTTTCGCAGCGCTTGCCGCGGGCCTGGCGTGA
- a CDS encoding EAL domain-containing protein: MNWLYPLRRTIPLALILSSLPLLAVLYLLELRQADTGIQQELSQRAAHSGNQLTMLLRDALTHEDWESVRRTLQSVVTQPDLRWAVLVDEMDQVLYSTDYRLLQRSLTTLPDAPDTALLARTRQTLAGARRFDDTNTVLHAVYPLRLPLKSGELRAARIGALVFVYDAAPQLAQAYHNATWHAIYSFIGAVFIAGLFWLYLHFFLVRRIEQLTTAIQLGHADAAPLPHISGRDEIAQLSQQFTRLMQRLAAQNLDLQQAERHSRRLSDFYATLSHTNTAIVRSQSLDELLPRICTIAVENSGLSAAWIGFADEQMQIRPVASANMPEDYLANLHISLDPALPQGQGPTATAMRKGEHYLCNDFLHDPHTAAWHERARAAGFLASAAFPLRREGQVIGSLNLYGGEANLFSADLVHLLDEMALDISFALDNFLREERRHQAEQALERSNHELNKRVKEMRCLLDTSEIIAQHDLSLEEMLQQIAARIPPALQYAEQAWARITLNDRNYGVGGHGNGPAITAPIMHNGHSIGAIEAGYLQVPVAVADHPFLAEEHSLLGLLAAQIGRLFGQRQADEQLQLAALVFDNSRELIVITDAEERIISVNRAFTKVTGYEADEVIGKHIRTIKSGRQDQPFYAAMWQAINETGYWQGELWNRRKSGELYPALASISAVHDTQGKVSKYISVSTDITAYKQAEERIRYLAYYDPLTELPNRTLLRDRGEQILSKSERAHTAAAFLFLDLDHFKTINDSLGHLRGDTLLQEATQRIRAALRHTDTVGRLGGDEFLIVLGHTDATNAAHVARNLLMRLGQPFVIDGHTLNITASIGIAIYPNDGADFDDLMKSSDIAMYKAKELGRNRYHFFTPELNEAAMERLTLESALRTALEQNQLSLNYQPQIDLASGKVIGVEALLRWRHPQMGFISPAKFIPIAEESGLISQLGTWVLQESCRQNKAWQEAGLPPMVMAVNVSTRQFSLGDILAAVQHALHASDLQPEYLEVEITESLLAQDLENTLRVLEQLDRLGVQIAVDDFGTGYSSLAYLKRFPLHKLKLDQSFVRELENDADDRAIASGVVNLGHSLGLVVIAEGVETAAQLAILRRLGCDEIQGYLYSRPLPPEELASWLRQRSD, translated from the coding sequence GTGAACTGGCTCTATCCCCTGCGCCGCACCATCCCCCTGGCACTGATCCTTTCCAGCCTGCCGCTGCTGGCCGTCCTCTACCTGCTCGAACTGCGCCAGGCCGACACGGGCATCCAACAGGAGCTCAGCCAGCGCGCCGCCCATTCCGGCAACCAGCTCACCATGCTGCTGCGCGATGCGCTCACTCACGAGGACTGGGAAAGTGTGCGGCGTACCCTGCAGAGCGTGGTGACGCAGCCGGATCTGCGCTGGGCCGTGCTGGTGGATGAAATGGATCAGGTGCTGTACAGCACCGACTACCGTCTGCTGCAGCGTTCCCTGACGACACTCCCCGATGCCCCCGATACCGCCCTGCTGGCACGGACGCGTCAGACCCTCGCCGGCGCAAGACGGTTCGACGACACAAATACGGTGCTGCATGCGGTCTATCCACTGCGCCTGCCGCTGAAGTCGGGAGAGCTGCGGGCGGCACGTATCGGCGCGCTGGTCTTTGTCTATGACGCTGCGCCGCAACTGGCACAGGCCTACCATAATGCCACTTGGCACGCCATCTACAGCTTCATCGGCGCAGTGTTCATTGCCGGCCTGTTCTGGCTGTATCTGCACTTCTTCCTGGTACGCCGCATCGAGCAGCTGACTACGGCCATCCAGCTCGGACACGCCGATGCCGCTCCACTGCCCCACATCAGCGGCCGCGACGAAATCGCCCAGTTGTCACAACAATTCACCCGCCTGATGCAACGCCTGGCGGCACAAAACCTCGATCTGCAACAGGCCGAAAGGCACAGTCGCCGCCTGAGCGATTTCTATGCCACGCTGAGTCATACGAACACCGCCATCGTGCGCAGCCAGTCGCTGGATGAATTGTTGCCACGTATCTGTACCATCGCGGTGGAGAACAGCGGCCTCTCGGCTGCCTGGATCGGCTTCGCCGACGAGCAGATGCAAATCCGCCCCGTCGCCAGTGCCAACATGCCGGAGGATTACCTGGCCAATCTGCACATCTCGCTGGACCCGGCGCTGCCGCAGGGACAGGGTCCGACGGCCACGGCCATGCGCAAGGGGGAACACTACCTGTGCAACGATTTCCTGCATGACCCGCACACCGCGGCCTGGCACGAGCGCGCCCGTGCCGCCGGCTTCCTTGCCTCCGCCGCCTTCCCCCTGCGCCGCGAAGGCCAGGTCATCGGTTCCCTCAATCTTTACGGCGGAGAGGCCAATCTGTTCAGCGCTGATCTGGTGCATCTGCTGGACGAAATGGCGCTGGATATCTCCTTTGCCCTGGACAACTTCCTGCGCGAGGAGCGCCGCCATCAGGCCGAGCAGGCGCTGGAGCGGAGCAATCACGAGCTCAACAAACGAGTCAAGGAGATGCGCTGTCTGCTCGACACCTCGGAGATCATCGCGCAGCACGATCTGTCACTGGAAGAGATGCTGCAACAGATCGCCGCACGCATCCCGCCGGCATTGCAGTATGCCGAACAGGCCTGGGCGCGCATCACCCTCAACGACAGGAACTACGGCGTCGGCGGCCACGGCAATGGCCCGGCCATCACTGCACCTATCATGCACAATGGCCACAGCATCGGCGCCATCGAAGCCGGCTACCTGCAGGTGCCCGTGGCTGTCGCAGACCACCCATTTCTCGCCGAGGAGCACAGTCTGCTCGGCCTGTTGGCCGCCCAGATAGGGCGCCTGTTTGGCCAGAGGCAGGCCGACGAACAATTGCAGCTCGCTGCCCTGGTATTCGACAACAGCCGCGAGCTGATCGTGATCACCGACGCCGAGGAACGCATCATCAGCGTCAACCGTGCCTTTACGAAGGTGACCGGATACGAAGCCGACGAAGTGATCGGCAAACATATCCGCACCATCAAGTCCGGCCGCCAGGACCAGCCGTTCTATGCCGCCATGTGGCAGGCCATCAATGAAACGGGTTACTGGCAGGGCGAGCTGTGGAACCGACGCAAGAGCGGTGAGCTGTATCCAGCACTGGCGTCCATCTCGGCCGTACACGATACCCAGGGCAAGGTGTCGAAGTACATCTCCGTTTCCACCGACATCACTGCCTACAAGCAGGCCGAGGAGCGCATTCGCTATCTCGCCTATTACGATCCGCTGACCGAGCTGCCCAACCGCACCCTGCTGCGCGACCGCGGCGAACAGATCCTGAGCAAATCGGAGCGCGCCCATACGGCGGCAGCCTTCCTGTTCCTCGATCTCGATCACTTCAAGACCATCAATGATTCCTTGGGCCATTTGCGCGGCGACACTTTGTTGCAAGAAGCCACCCAGCGCATACGCGCCGCCCTGCGCCATACCGACACCGTCGGCCGGCTGGGTGGTGACGAATTCCTGATCGTCCTCGGGCACACGGATGCGACCAACGCGGCCCATGTGGCGCGCAATCTGCTCATGCGCCTGGGTCAGCCCTTCGTGATCGACGGACACACCCTCAACATCACGGCCAGCATCGGCATCGCCATCTATCCCAACGATGGCGCCGACTTCGACGATCTGATGAAGAGTTCCGATATCGCCATGTACAAGGCCAAGGAACTCGGCCGCAACCGCTATCACTTCTTCACGCCGGAACTGAACGAGGCGGCCATGGAGCGTCTCACCTTGGAGAGCGCCCTGCGCACGGCACTGGAGCAGAACCAGTTGTCCCTCAACTATCAGCCGCAAATCGATCTTGCCAGCGGCAAGGTCATCGGTGTCGAGGCACTGCTGCGCTGGCGGCATCCGCAAATGGGCTTCATCTCGCCGGCCAAGTTCATCCCCATCGCCGAGGAGAGCGGTCTGATCAGCCAGCTAGGCACCTGGGTCTTGCAGGAGTCCTGCCGACAGAACAAGGCCTGGCAGGAGGCCGGCCTGCCGCCCATGGTGATGGCGGTGAACGTTTCGACACGGCAGTTTTCCCTCGGCGATATTCTGGCAGCGGTGCAGCATGCACTCCATGCAAGCGACCTGCAGCCCGAATATCTGGAGGTGGAGATCACCGAGAGCCTGCTGGCGCAGGATCTGGAAAACACCCTGAGGGTATTGGAACAACTGGATCGGCTCGGCGTGCAGATCGCCGTGGACGACTTCGGTACCGGCTACTCCAGCCTGGCCTACCTGAAGCGCTTCCCGCTGCACAAGCTCAAGCTGGATCAATCCTTCGTGCGCGAACTGGAGAACGATGCCGACGACCGCGCCATCGCCTCCGGCGTGGTCAACCTGGGGCACAGTCTCGGGCTGGTGGTGATTGCCGAGGGTGTGGAGACCGCGGCGCAATTGGCTATCCTGCGCCGCCTCGGCTGTGACGAGATCCAAGGTTATCTGTACAGCCGGCCGCTGCCGCCGGAGGAACTGGCGTCCTGGCTGCGCCAGCGTTCAGACTGA
- a CDS encoding transcriptional antiterminator, Rof, giving the protein MSDESDYQPIECGLYSEYEVAIMQRRRWRMHWRDETGNDHLETLRPTDLQTRQGQEFMLAVTDGGAERCIRLDRIIRIENLAGEK; this is encoded by the coding sequence ATGAGTGACGAAAGCGATTACCAGCCCATCGAATGTGGCCTGTATTCCGAGTACGAGGTGGCCATCATGCAGCGCCGACGCTGGCGCATGCACTGGCGCGACGAGACCGGCAACGATCACCTGGAGACCCTGCGCCCCACCGACCTGCAAACGCGCCAGGGTCAGGAGTTCATGCTTGCGGTCACCGATGGCGGTGCCGAACGCTGCATCCGTCTGGATCGCATCATCAGAATCGAAAATCTTGCAGGAGAGAAATAA
- a CDS encoding RNA methyltransferase has translation MRIDDLRQLLRHHGARPAHEARFLRAWLQALPLGTKRQAVEDVMPLTLRRALPEIHAALEHLARVRSSHPGADDSVRLLVELGDGQTVESVLLPRGGVCVSTQVGCAVGCVFCMTGRDGLLRQLSSAEIVAQVALARRRRPVKKVVFMGMGEPAHNLDNVLEAIELLGTLGAVGYNNLVFSTVGDRRVFARLPQGTVKPALALSLHTTNAELRARLLPKAPRIDPAELVEEGERYARATRYPVQYQWTLLEGINDTPEEMEGIVRLLRGKYAVMNLIPYNSNEGMGHRRPTAEHTAAMASYLHRHGVLTKLRNSAGQDIDGGCGQLRARLTPPGDVQPRPFPAPP, from the coding sequence ATGCGTATCGACGATCTGCGCCAGCTTTTACGCCATCACGGCGCCAGGCCCGCCCACGAGGCGCGCTTCCTGCGCGCCTGGCTGCAGGCGCTGCCGCTCGGCACGAAACGACAGGCGGTGGAAGACGTGATGCCGCTGACGCTGCGCCGGGCCTTGCCGGAGATTCACGCGGCACTGGAACACCTGGCCCGGGTGCGCTCCTCCCATCCCGGCGCCGACGACTCGGTGCGCCTGCTGGTGGAACTGGGCGACGGCCAGACGGTGGAAAGCGTGCTGCTGCCACGCGGCGGCGTGTGTGTGTCGACCCAGGTGGGTTGCGCCGTGGGCTGCGTATTCTGCATGACCGGGCGCGACGGTCTGCTGCGGCAGCTGAGCAGCGCGGAGATCGTGGCGCAGGTGGCGTTGGCGCGGCGGCGGCGGCCGGTGAAGAAGGTGGTGTTCATGGGCATGGGCGAGCCGGCCCACAACCTGGACAACGTGCTGGAGGCCATCGAACTGCTCGGCACCCTGGGCGCCGTGGGTTACAACAATCTGGTGTTTTCCACCGTGGGCGATCGGCGCGTGTTCGCACGCCTGCCGCAGGGCACGGTGAAACCGGCGCTGGCCCTGTCGCTGCACACCACCAATGCCGAATTGCGCGCCCGCCTGCTGCCCAAGGCACCGCGCATCGACCCGGCCGAGCTGGTGGAAGAAGGCGAGCGCTACGCCCGCGCCACGCGCTACCCCGTCCAGTACCAGTGGACCCTGCTCGAAGGCATCAACGATACGCCGGAGGAGATGGAAGGCATCGTGCGCCTGCTCAGGGGGAAGTACGCGGTGATGAACCTGATTCCCTACAACAGCAACGAGGGCATGGGCCACCGCCGTCCGACGGCGGAGCACACCGCGGCGATGGCCAGCTACCTGCACCGCCACGGCGTGCTCACCAAACTGCGCAACTCCGCCGGGCAGGACATCGACGGCGGCTGCGGCCAGTTGCGCGCCCGGCTGACGCCGCCGGGCGACGTTCAGCCCCGCCCCTTTCCGGCTCCCCCTTGA
- a CDS encoding ABC transporter substrate-binding protein: MMPIRHPMRIGLLLALSIALLSCSPAPTLRIGSNPWPGYLALYHARDLGLFDGHPIRLVDFDNTEDVLRAFRNRAIDAAAVTLDEALHLAESGADLRIILVFSISHGADVVLARPGIDTPQQLRGRRLGVETNALGAYMLARLLEQAGLSSQDLTIVHVPLQEHEAAYRSGKVDAVITFDPQRSRLLAAGAREIFSSRALPGEVVDVLVVREETLRSHRTVLATLETAYFQALTQLQRDPQAAAGTLSRRIQIDSADLMAAWNLMELAEQPRQHILLGDGPGSLHHTMQRMQQVMQQAGLLSQPVLQSIRLGTAP; encoded by the coding sequence ATGATGCCCATACGCCATCCAATGCGCATCGGCCTGTTGCTGGCCCTGTCCATCGCCCTGCTCAGTTGCAGCCCGGCGCCGACCTTGCGCATCGGCAGCAATCCCTGGCCCGGTTATCTCGCTTTGTATCATGCCCGCGATCTGGGGCTGTTCGACGGGCACCCGATCCGGCTGGTGGACTTCGACAACACCGAAGACGTACTGCGCGCCTTCCGCAACCGTGCCATCGATGCCGCCGCCGTCACCCTGGACGAGGCGCTGCACCTGGCAGAGAGCGGCGCAGACCTGCGTATCATACTGGTTTTCTCCATCTCCCATGGCGCCGACGTGGTGCTCGCACGCCCCGGCATCGACACCCCGCAACAGCTGCGCGGCCGACGCCTCGGCGTGGAGACCAACGCCCTCGGTGCCTACATGCTGGCACGCCTGCTGGAGCAGGCCGGCCTGTCCAGCCAGGATCTCACCATCGTCCATGTTCCCCTGCAGGAGCATGAGGCCGCCTACCGCAGCGGCAAGGTCGATGCGGTAATCACCTTCGACCCACAGCGCAGCCGCCTGCTCGCAGCCGGTGCGCGGGAGATATTTTCCAGTCGCGCGCTGCCTGGCGAGGTGGTGGATGTGCTGGTGGTGCGGGAAGAAACCCTGCGTTCCCATCGCACGGTGCTGGCAACGCTCGAAACGGCCTATTTTCAGGCGCTGACCCAGTTGCAGCGTGACCCGCAGGCCGCAGCAGGGACATTGAGCCGCCGCATACAGATCGACAGCGCCGACCTGATGGCCGCCTGGAACCTGATGGAGCTCGCCGAGCAGCCACGCCAACATATCTTGCTCGGCGATGGGCCCGGCAGCCTGCACCACACCATGCAGCGCATGCAGCAGGTAATGCAGCAAGCCGGCCTGTTGTCGCAGCCGGTACTGCAGTCGATCCGATTGGGCACGGCACCGTGA